The nucleotide sequence TTTTTAAAAAAGTTATATTTATCAATTGTATAGGTTACCTTTTAAATATTGGTTTAGCGTTTTTGTTAATTGTGAACGGTGGTTTAAAAGGTGCTATGTTGCAAATTATTGTAACGCCATTTTTTATAGCTTTTTTGTCGGTTTTTGTCGTTCGAAAATATTTTAAAGAATACAATTTATTTACTTTTAAATACTTTGATAAGGATATAGCCAAAAATTTTCTTGATTTTTCATTAATGAACGTATGTAGTTCGTTGCTAACACCTGTTTCGTTTATTCTTGTACGAAGTTTTATTGTAAATCACTTGGATACAACAGAAGCCGGAATTTGGAGTTCGGTTGTAAGGCTTTCAGGGTTTTATATGCTGTTTATTTCGTCGTTATGTAGCTTGTACTTTTTTCCGAAACTTTCTAAAGATTTAAAACCCGATGGTCAAAAAAAAGTAATTGTTGAATATTTTGTAAAGTTTGTCCCCATTGTTTTAGTAGGACTTTTATTTTGTTTTATTTTACAAAAATACATTGTTTTGTTAGTTTATAATGATGCTTTTTTAGCAATAACCAACGTTTTTTATTTACAGCTAATTGCAGATCTTATAAAAACGTGTTCCATTATTTTTGGATACTATCTTATTGTTCATCAAAAAACAAAATATTTTATTCTTTTTGAGTTTATATCAACCGGATTGTATATTGGGTTATCGTTTATTTTTATTTCAACTTACGGATTAAAAGGTAGTTATTTTGCATTGATTGCATCGCTGATTGTCTATCTTTTTATAACGGCTATTTGTTTTAAAAAAAGGAATGTTTAAATTTTAAATTGGTATTTTTCAATGTAATGTTCTTTTCATTTGTTTTATTTTTAACCTTAATTGTGATAAAAGGGCAAGATATATTCTTTTTGGAAAATTTATACTATTTAAAATTTTGTCTTGAATAGTAACGGTGTCAATTGATATGTTTTGCACGTTAAAATCATTAATGTCAATCGAAATCTTTTTTAATGCCGTGTTAAAAATATTTAAGTAATTGCTGTCGTGAATATATTGAAGCCATAAAGGTTGCTCATTGTAAAATATATATTTTTTGAGTTATACACTTAGTATCTGTTTAAGTCTTTTTTCTACAATTACAATCAAAGAAATGGCACTGGCTATTAAAACAGCTAATCCTAAAATTGCATGCTGATCATTACTTAAATTTAGATAAGGTCTATAAAAAGATAAAACTACTAACAACAGACCAATTACACTCATAATTTTAGCACTGTATTTTTGTGCAAAATCCCATTTGGTTTGATTTTCCATTGAACTTGCTGTTCTGTAACCATATAAACTATTGATTTTTTTTGGTGGAAATATATTCATAATAATTCCTACTATATAAAATATCACACCAACATGTAACAGCATTGGATTGGTAATTTCTAAAATTTTATCCATAGTATTTATTTTTGCTTTTTTTGAGATTGAATTACACTATAACTAATAATTATTACTGCAATGATTCCTGAAATTGGAAGAAACCAAACACCCAGACTTTTATTCTTTTCTAAAGCAATTTGTATGGTTTTATAATCAATAAAAATAAAAATTAATAAAACGAACAAATTAAGCGTTTGCATAAATCGCATTGCATTTTTGTACTGAGCTTCTACATTTTCTGATGTAATGGTTTCTGAATAATTAAAGGTGTGCGGCTTTTTAGCTAATATAGTTAGTACAATAAATAAAATTGTTGCGATTATTGGTAATAAGAAAATTGTTATTTTGTGTCCATAAGCATCAACTTCACCCAAACCGTTATAATGTGTTGGAATTTTGGTTGGTAAATGTTTGTATGCTAAACAAGTTACAATCCAAAATACACTAATTAAAAAATAATTTACGATTTCTAATTGCTTGGTCAATTGGGTTGGTTTTACTTTTATTTTAGGATTGGTATTCATTTTAAATTATTCAATTACTAAACTTCCTTTATGATGATAAACAGAAATTGCAACAATTAAACCTAAAACAATCAAAAACAACATCACAAAATAGTTTAATACTATTTGCCATTTGCTGTAAATGTTTGTGTCGTGTTTTTTTCCAGTGAAAAATAAAGGTAAAAATCCCCAAGTTCCTATTATAGAAAGCAAGGCTGCCCAAAGATTATCATTTTTAAAAAAGTAACTTAAAATCCCTATTACAGTTATGGTAATTGCGATACCGTAAAATACTTTGTGAAATATTTTTACAATGGTTTTAAAATCTACATTTTTCTTTTTTTCATCGCTCATGGTATTGTAACCACTTAATAGGCTTTTTGCACTCTCTTCGTTTAAAATACTAGCCATAAATGCTAAAATAAACGCGCAAATTATACAAGGTACTAACATAATTAAGCACTAATTTGATGAATCACTTTTTCTAATTCTTGTGTTTTTTGTGTACCAATAACCAACTGTTTTCCGTTTTTAAGTTTTATGTGTAAACCTTTGTTGCCGCGTACATTGTAAACCGTTCCGTAGCTTGTCCACAAGCGAATCCCCCAACCGCCAACAAAACCATAATTAATAACTTTCATTGTTTCGATATCTGCCAGATCAATGGTTTTCCAAACAAAAGGAAAATATACCAAGTGAATGCTTTTTAATGTGATTGTTGTTTTTAATCGTAAAATTACTAGAAGTAAGAATACTAAAAAAAGCACAATAAAACTTGATAATCTTATATTTTGAAAAGATGATCTGTTAATATATTCTCGATACAACACAATTATTGGAGCAATTGAACTTACTGCCAACAATAACCATATCCACCATTGGTTAAAGCGTTGTTTTTCTGTGAATAATGGTTTCATAATTTATTTTCATTTAAAAAATGTACAATTACCTTGGTTAAATCTTTTTGTGTGGGTAAATCAGGGTTGTTGTACGAAGCCATATTTTCTTCATCTTTTTCAATCTTTTTAAAGATATGATTCATATTGTCAATAATAACCATTGTAGATTTTGGATTGGCACGGTGCAACAATTCAGCTTCTTTGGTTTCAACCTGTATATCTTTTGTTCCGTTAATAATTAAAATGGGTATATTTAGTTTAGCGATTTCTGTTTGTGGGTTTCTTTTGATCCAATCAATTAAAAAAGGTTGACTTTCTTCATCGTATAAAGATTGCAACATTGGGTTTACGTCTTTTACTATTTTCCCTTCTTTTAGCTGTTCTAAAATTTTAGCATTTGCGTCATTAAGCATAGGAGCCTGTTTGTTGATTTGTTCTTTTAAGATAACATCAATGGTATTACCGGTTCCTGCCAATGAAATAAAAGCAGAAACATTTTTTTGCGAGGCTGTCATTCCTACTAACGAACCTTCACTGTGCCCGGCAACTACAATGTTTTTATAACCCAAAGTGTTTTTTAGATAACTGATAACAGTTTCTGCGTCGTTAATTCCGTGTTGAAAATCCATTGTAGGTATTTCTTTATTGTTTTTAAGTAAATACACAACCCGTTTATCATAGGTAAAAACATCGTAATTGTTTTCGGCTAAATCTTCAGCCAAATATTTTAACGAATTGTTTACAGCAACCCCTATAGTATTCCCGTTGCGGTCTGTGGGACCCGAACCTGCAATCAATAAGATAACGGTTTTTTTATTTGGCGTTTCGTATAAATCGCCAATTAGCTCTTCGGACACTTTTAGTTCTTTTACCTCATAGTTTTGTGAAAACGAGGAAATACTTTTTTTAGACTCTTCCTTTGTTAAATTCAATGTGAACGAGTAGTTTCCTTGTTTAAAATTACCTTTAATGTTTTGTTCATCAACAAGTTTGCCTTCATAGGTCATCATTGTTTGATTTTGCTTTAAATAAAGCGTATTGTTTTCAAAACGGACTTCGTTTATTTCTAATCCAAAACCACCTTGAGAAGGACTGTCGGAAGTTGCTTTGAACTGACCGTTTTCTTTGGTTATATGTAATACAAAAGGTAATTTTTGGTTGGGAATTTCAATGTTTCCGTTCCAAGTTCCTTCAATTTGAGCGAAAGAAGTAAAGCTGATTAATAAACTGAAGAGTAAGATAATTTGTTTCATAATATTTATATTGAGTTGATTAAAGCTGATGTTAAAAGATCTGTAATGATAAAAAGGATGAAAAATAGTATGTAATGCCCTGTTTTCTTTGCATTTGTAGCGGTTTTAAAGCCAATGAAAAGCAAATAAATGTAGTAAACAATTAATGCAATTACGATTATTGTTGTAAATAAAAATAGAACTGATGGCTTGTATTGATATATTGCTTTATTTTCAATTGCTGTAAAAACTTTTCTACCTTCATTGACGACAAAGTTATTTGTGTTCTGAAATAAACTGATATAGAGTGGAATTAGAGCCAGTAAAACGCTATTTAGAATATCAATAATGCGTGTTTTTTTGTTTATAAATTTACCTAAACCATAAAGTACTAATGTTAGTATAAAAATGTTAATACTTTGATTTATAATAATATCACTCATTTTATAATTACTTACTGAATTAATTCCAATAATTTCAATCTTCATTTGCATAAAATTAGATATGATTATTCCTAAAATAAAACTGAAAAGTCCAATCATTGTTTGTTTTTTATCACTAATCGTCGCAAAAGGATTTTTTAAAATTTGTAAGATTTTTTTCATACGTTAAATATTTAAGTCTTTAATGTGTTGTATCATATCGTCTAACTGGTTGCGAACGGTAGGGTAACTTATACCTAATTGCGATGCCATTTCTTTTAAGCTGCCACTTGTTAAAAAAAACTGCAATATAAATTCTTGTTCTTTGGGCGACAGTTTTAAAAATACAGGTAGGGGATAATTTCCTTGAACAGTTGTTTGGCAACTTTCGCAGGTTAATTGCGATACACTTAATAAAGTTTCGCAACTGGGACATTTGGTAGGTAATTTTGTTTTCATTTTAATAAAATTAAATTTGTTTTTAATTTTGTTAAGTCAAAAATAAATAAAATTAATTTAATATGCAATAAAAAAATCCATCAGTACTATTTTGATGGATTTTAAGTTTGATTATTATTAAAAATAGTCTTTTACTTTCTGCGGATTAAATTCCAATTAATTAATAGCACAGCTCCCAAAATAATTAGAATGCCTATCCATTGCGAAAACAATACTTGTTCTTGCAAAAAGATGAACGCAAATGTTACCGAAACTGGAAGCTCAACTGCCGAAACAATACTGCCCAAACCAACGCCCGTTAACGGAAATCCTTTGTTTAACAGGATAGGAGGTAAGACCGTTCCAAAAACCGAAAGTAAAATTCCCCAGGTATATAAAATAGAAGTGTCAAATATTTTAACCGAAATAAATTCTTCGCCAATCAAATGTAAGTTTAAGTAGGTTGGCAGCAATTGCGTTAGTAAACTAAAAATCAATACAATAATTCCACCACCAAAAAGCATAAACAGACTGCGTTTAAATGGGTTTAAATGTTTTGCCACACTGTTGGTGCTGTATAACGTCATTGAAAAGGATATGGCTGCAAGAAATCCAAACAAAAATCCTTTAAAATCAAACTTAATTTCGCTACCAAAAATACTGGTTGCTAAAGCTGTACCGAATAATACAAAGACAACAGCGATTATTTTTGCGAATGATGGGATTTTTTTACTGATAAAAGCCTCAGTCAAAACTCCAATCCAAACCGATTGCATTAACAAAACTACGGCAATTGATGCATTGATGTATTTTACGCACAGGTAATACAAAACACTTGTAAATCCCATAGATGTTCCGCTTAATATCAGTTTAAAGATGTTTTTCTTTGTTGCGGTTTGTGTGTTTTTAATGAAAAAGTTTATTACAAGCAGACATATAATAGCAAAAACGTATTGCGATATGGTAACTTCGGCTGTTGTAAAACCTTGTTTGTAAGCCATTTTTACAAACGATGCCAGCATACCGTAACTGCTTGCACCAAAGGCTACAAACAATATTCCTTTTAATGTTGAGTTCAAAATGTAGGTTATTAATTAATGATTGAACAAAAAAGTCTGAAGATTTTTCCTTCAGACTCTTTTTATAATTGTTAGATTTTACATCATTTCTTCCATATCTTCAGATGATGATTCTCTTTTTTGATCTTTTTGTCGGTCTGTTTTGGTTTGATTAAAACGGTAGGTAAACGATAAATTTATGGTACGTTCTCTCCATTGCATTTCAGAATAAGTAAATGCCTGTGCCAGATCTGTTTCGCGAATCATTTTTCTTGAATTGAATAAATCCTGAACGTTTAAGGCAATTGTACCTTTATCTTTTAACACATCTTTACTTAATGCCATATTAACCGAAGCTATTCCGATATTTTTACCTTGTGCGGTTTTCTGTGCACCACGATACATAAAATTGGTCTGCCAGTTTACTTTAGCCGGTAATGTGATGTTTGAATTAAGTCTCGCGGTCCAAGTAAAGGCATCGTTGTCAAAATTCTGAGTTTGTGTAGTTCCTTCAAAATCAACATACGAATAATCTCCTCGTGTTGAAACTTGGAACAAGTTTGCATTAGCATTAATACGCCACCAACGTAACGGACTATAATTGGCATTCAGTTCTAAACCATAACGGTATTCGGTAGCTAAATTTATCGGGCTGCTGATTGAAATTGGAATTCCTTCTTCGTTTACACCATCAACTCTGCGTACAAATTGTGTAGCATCGATGGTATGGTTAAAATATAAAGAGGTATTCAATGTTAAGCGTCCCATACGTTTCATATAGCCAAAATCAAGTGCATTTGTGAATGAAGGATTTAAATCGGGGTTACCCATAAAGAAATTGATTGAACTTGAATAGTTTGAAACAGGGTTTAACATACGCCCGCGTGGTCTGCGAACGCGTCGGCTATAACTTGCTGTAACGTTTTCGCCATCTGCAAATTCGTAATTTACAAAGGCACTTGGGAAAAAGTTGTTGTACTTTTTCTTGTTGAAATCCATTGTAGTCATTTGGTTAATGTCAATTTCTGTAGCTTCCCAACGTAAACCTAACATATAGCTAAATTTATTTATTTTATCACCAAATTGTGCATAAAGGGCGTGTACTTGTTCTTTGTATTGTAAATCGTTTCTAAACAAATCGTTTGGCTCTAAATCACCGTTGCTGTTTAATGTATTTATGTTGAATTTGGTATTTAAATCGTTGAAGTTTCCTAAATAACCGGCTTCAAACTGACTGTTTTCATTAAACGGTAAAACGTAATCAACACGGGCAATGTGGCGTAATTCGTTTTCGGTTGCTTTTGTAATGTCTTGTGCTAAAACTGCATTAGCTTCATTGGTTGTTGTGATAGCCGAATCTTCTATATCTCTGTTTTTGTTGATGCTTCCCGAAACAAATAACTGATGTCCGCTTTCGTTGAACTTATAGGTAAAATCGGTACTGTACTCTACACTTTCTTTAAAATCGTCTTCTTCGGTCTGGCGAACATTTCTGTACAATAGATTTCTGCCGGCATCGTAATTGTTGTAATTCAGTGTTCGTGGATTATCTCCTGTACTTTTACGGTAGGTAAGGTTATTGGTCCAGGTTAATTTATCGGTTAAATTATAATCAAGACCAATGCTTCCGTTGATTCTTTCGCGTTCGCGGGTACTTTTAGAATATTCGTCAACAAAGCTCGATGTATTTCCGTTTTCATCAAAGTACTGCGATTCGTTTAACGAGTTTCCAAAGGTTTTGTTTTTAGAATAACCAAGGCTTGAATAGAGATTGAATTTATCCTCACGATAGTTAACCGTTGCATTTGCACCGTAACTTGTAGGATTACCCACATTAGCAGTTACACTTCCGTTAATACCCTTGTTGCTTCCTTTTTTAAGGATGATGTTAATGATTCCGGCACCACCTTCGGCTTCGTAACGTGCAGACGGATTTGTAATAACTTCTACACGGTCTAACGATTCTGATGGAATCATTTTTAAAGCATCGCCAATATTAGCAGCCATTCCCGACGGTTTTCCATCAATTAAAACCTTAACCGATTCGTTTCCACGCAAACTTACATTTCCTTCCGAATCTACTTCAACAGACGGAATATTGTCTAAAACATCGCTGGCATTTCCACCTTTAACAATGGCATTGTCGCCTACGTTGTAAATACGTTTATCTAACTTCAGTTCTACGGCAGCACGTTGGGTTTCAATAACAACGCCTTCTAAAATTTCGGCATCGCCTTCAATCAAAATAGTTCCTAAGTTGATAGATGTAGTAACATCTTTTGAGTCAATTATAAAGGTTTTGTACCCAAGATATTCCACACGGATTTGATAAGTGCCGGGGATTACCGGAATTTCAAATTTTCCTGATCCGTCAGACATATCTCCGGTAATATTATCTGGATTTGTTAGGTCTTCTATCGTGATACTTGCGTACTCTAATGGCGTGTTGGTTGTTTTTTCTACAACTGTTCCGGTTACAAAAACCTGATTTTGTTCTTGAGAATAAACCATAGAACCAGCTAAAGCAAAAACGGTATAATAAACGTAATTTATTACTTTCATAGAAGGCGTTTTTAGATTGTTTATTTTTTGATGCAAAAGTACTATGGCTTTAGGTATTTATTCTAAATTTATTGTTAAATGGCTTAAAAATGCGGTAAATTATAATATTTCGTCGATTTTCTCAATCGGTCTTGCAATTACCGCTTTATTGCCGTTTACAACAATTGGTCTTTCAATTAATTTTGGATTTGCAACCATAGCTTCAATAATTTCTTCATCGGTAAGATCTTTGCCTTTGAACTGTTCTTTCCAAATGGTTTCTTTGGTACGAACCAGTTCAATAGGTTTTATTTTTAAAAGAGCAATTATATTTTTTAGCTCGTTAAATGTTAACGGATTTTCGATATAGTTTACTATTTCAACCTCTTGATTCAAATCTTGTAATGAACATAAACCTTCGCGTGATTTACTGCAACGCGGGTTGTGGTATATTTTAATCATAATACTTTTGTGTTAGTTTTGTTACAAATTTAGTTAACTTCGTGTATAAATAAGCACCGTTTATGTATTTAGAACAATTTAAAAGAGATTCACAGAACATTTTAAAATATATACCTTATGTTTTTTGCTTTTTAGGATTTATGGCGTTAAACATTATTGTATCGAGTTTAATGAATATTGATTCCAACAAAATGATTCAAGATTCTATTGATCAATGGGGCAAAAATTTTACGTTTTTTACATTTGTAGTTCCGTTTGTATTTTTTTTAGCGATGCTTTTTTTATGGTGGAAATTTATCCACAAATATTCGGTAAAACAATTAACCACAGGCAGAAAAAAGGTAGATTGGCAACGCATTACTTTTTCATTTACCGTTTGGGCAGCAATCAATTTTATAATTTTAGCGATAAGTTATTTTTTAGAACCAAACGATTTTCAGTTTCAGTTTAATTTAAAGGCATTTTTGCCGTTGCTTTTTATTGCAATTGTTTTTATACCGATACAAACCAGTTTTGAAGAATATTTTTTTCGCGGATATTTTATGCAGTTTATGGCATTTGTATCAAAAAATAGGGGAGTGGCATTAATTGCAACATCGGTAATTTTTGGATTGATGCATTTAAGCAACCCCGAAGTTTCAAGTATGGGCTTAACTATTATGATTTTTTATATTGGCTGCGGCTTTTTGTTGGGAATAATGACGTTGATGGATGACGGATTAGAACTCGCATTAGGTTTTCACGCAGCAAATAACTTAATAGGAGCGTTAATTATTACTTCGGAATCAGCTGTTTTCCAGACTGATGCACTTTTTGTTTCAAACGCCAATTCAAATATTTATGAATTGTTGATACAGGTATTCATAATTTTTCCTATCTTGTTATTCATTTTTGCAAAGAAATATAATTGGGCAAACTGGAAGAAAAAATTGTTTAAATCTATATAGCTATGGAACAGAAAATTTGTATTCATCCCGATTTTAAACTTAATGGACACTCTTATAATAAAGAACGCATTAGCGAACTGGCAATAATGTTGATTCGAGATGGCGAAGCACACGAAAAAGATTTGGGCGATTTAATTCTGCAATGGTTTGATGATAATGATTACATCACGCTGACCACATCAGGAACCACAGGAAAACCCAAAGAAATCAAACTCAAAAAACAAGCAATGGAAGCATCTGCTTTGGCAACAGGCGAGTTTTTTAAGCTGCATCCAAAAGATAAAGCCTTACTTTGTTTACCCGCCCGTTATATAGCCGGAAAAATGATGTTTATTCGCGCCGTTTTATTGGGTTTGGAATTAGATTTTGTAAGTCCAACTAAAGAACCTTTAAAAAACACCGATAAAGTATATGATTTTGTAGCAATGGTTCCGCTACAGGTACATCATTCTATTACTCAAATCGAACAGTGTAAAACATTAATTGTAGGTGGGGCAAAACTAAATGACCAAACCAAAAAGATTTTAAGCGGAATGATGATTGATGTTTATGAAACTTACGGAATGACCGAAACCATTACACATATTGCCGCAAAAAAAATCAATGAAAAGTATTTTACTGTGTTGCCACACGCCAATATTTCACAAGACGAAAGAGGATGTTTGATTATTGAAGCCCCACTGGTATCAGACTATTTAATAGTTACAAATGATATAATTGAAATGCCTAACGATATTCAATTTGAATGGATAGGTAGGATTGATAATGTAATAAATAGTGGCGGAATTAAATTAATTCCGGAGGTGATAGAACAAAAGCTTTCAGAATATATTCCGTACCGCTTTTACGTGATTGGAAAAAAAGATGCCGAATTGGGACAAAAATTGGTTTTGGTTATTGAGCACGAACCTTACACCTTGCTTCCCGAAGTTTTTGACAGTTTAGAAAAATACGAAAAACCCAAAGAAACCGTATTTGTAAGTAAGTTTAAAGAAACTCCAACCGGCAAAGTGTTACGAAAAGAAACAATAGTAACCTGAGTTCGATTATAAAATTGAGATTCATATTTCAAAACGAGGAAGATATGAGCCTTTTTTATGAAGAAATAGCGGGCTATTTTGAGTAAAAAAGGCGAAGTAGGTTGCCATTTATTGGAAAGTTTATTAAAACATAATTTTTTATTACTTATAATTCTAATAATCAATAATATGAATCCAAGAGAAGAATTGAACTCGGGTTAGTAGTGTAAAGTAATTATTTATTGTGCTATTTTGTTTATTTAGAAGTATCTTTACTACCAAATTAAAAATGAAGTTATGAGTATAATGATAGAGGAAGATTTAAAAGTAAAAATTGAAATTAGTGAAGAGCTAAAAAAGGATTTATTACTTTTAAAAAATGAAGAAAAACAAGTAATTATTCATTGTTCTATTTACGGAATAGATTTTGGCGATGCTGCCAGAATATGGAAAAGCACGTATTTAATAGACAAAAAAACAGGCGAAAAATATAAAATGCTTTTCGCAGAAGGAATTAGTTTTGCTCCCCCTGGACGTTGATACCGTTTAATAAACCATTAGAATTTACGTTGATTTTTAAAGGATTATCGAAAAGCTGTGAGTCGTTTGATCTGGTAGAAATTATTCCGGAAGAAGGTGGTTTTGAAGTACTAAATATTAACAGAAATTCAAGCGATGTGTATTATGTAACCATATAAAAAATCAGGTAGTTAATTTAAGCTACCTGATTTTTTTATATATTAATCAACATTGTTACCTTGCTGTTCATCTTCAATAAATAATTTTACTTTACTAACAATACTGCGTAAAATTTCTTCTTTTTTATTTGCCGTACCAATTTCTTGTATTGACATTTTATTGGGTAACGTAGCAATGTCGTCTGTTAGTTGTTTAGCCATAATATTTACCCTAATGCCAATGGTTGCATCGTCGGGAATATTTTTAAAAACATCTGTTAAATGCGTACGCCAGTCAAAATCTTTTAAATCTTGAAAGCGATCTGCATTTACTGTCATAAAAACCGTTTTTACTTTATCTACAATTTCAATATCGGTTTCAACTTCTTGTGCGTTTGCGTAGTGAGTTCCTAAAAGGAATAGCACAAATAAAACTATCTTTTTCATAATTTAATTCTTTTAATCTAAAGATACAAAAAAAAGAGTTTAATTTAGTTTTTAACAAAAATATTATTTAATTTTTTTTATTTCTCCCTTTTGTTTGTTAGTATCGCCAACAATATTGTATTCAAATATATAACGATCTGCTTTTGTGGTTAAAATTTTCATTTGTACCGCCTTTTTTTCTGCCATATTTTTTGGGTGAAGCTTTTGCAAAATGTATTCACAATCGTTTACCCAACGAATACTTGCTGTATCTGTTTTGCCGTTGTATGTTTCAATTTCATATGTTTCGGTTCGTATAAAAGTTGATATGTGTTTTTTTCCATTGACTTCCTGTTCAAACTGAAAAGTACCTGTTTTAAAGTCGGTACAATTTCGTTCTTGATTATAACATCCTACTAAAATCAAAGGAACTGCTGCTAAAAATAATTTCTTTTTCATAAATTAATCGTTAAAAAGACCACTTACTAAAGTTCGTAATCCCATAAAAAAAAGATACATTGAAAATAAACACAATAAGCACCCAAAAATTAAAACGGGATAA is from Flavobacterium dauae and encodes:
- a CDS encoding oligosaccharide flippase family protein is translated as MRFQFKDTFFKIVGLNSISMLLKILMGLVSTKLVSVYLGVQGINTLEFFRNFTTASNAVAQGGIQNGIIKNFALSSNKQQNQRILTTSMVLMWTITLIIAFFLFLFRSSIQNYLFQSDEFENLILLYLLFLPFIAIQTVTLGYLQGKQFFKKVIFINCIGYLLNIGLAFLLIVNGGLKGAMLQIIVTPFFIAFLSVFVVRKYFKEYNLFTFKYFDKDIAKNFLDFSLMNVCSSLLTPVSFILVRSFIVNHLDTTEAGIWSSVVRLSGFYMLFISSLCSLYFFPKLSKDLKPDGQKKVIVEYFVKFVPIVLVGLLFCFILQKYIVLLVYNDAFLAITNVFYLQLIADLIKTCSIIFGYYLIVHQKTKYFILFEFISTGLYIGLSFIFISTYGLKGSYFALIASLIVYLFITAICFKKRNV
- a CDS encoding SdpI family protein, encoding MDKILEITNPMLLHVGVIFYIVGIIMNIFPPKKINSLYGYRTASSMENQTKWDFAQKYSAKIMSVIGLLLVVLSFYRPYLNLSNDQHAILGLAVLIASAISLIVIVEKRLKQILSV
- a CDS encoding DUF1648 domain-containing protein, encoding MNTNPKIKVKPTQLTKQLEIVNYFLISVFWIVTCLAYKHLPTKIPTHYNGLGEVDAYGHKITIFLLPIIATILFIVLTILAKKPHTFNYSETITSENVEAQYKNAMRFMQTLNLFVLLIFIFIDYKTIQIALEKNKSLGVWFLPISGIIAVIIISYSVIQSQKKQK
- a CDS encoding DUF3784 domain-containing protein encodes the protein MASILNEESAKSLLSGYNTMSDEKKKNVDFKTIVKIFHKVFYGIAITITVIGILSYFFKNDNLWAALLSIIGTWGFLPLFFTGKKHDTNIYSKWQIVLNYFVMLFLIVLGLIVAISVYHHKGSLVIE
- a CDS encoding alpha/beta hydrolase, which produces MKQIILLFSLLISFTSFAQIEGTWNGNIEIPNQKLPFVLHITKENGQFKATSDSPSQGGFGLEINEVRFENNTLYLKQNQTMMTYEGKLVDEQNIKGNFKQGNYSFTLNLTKEESKKSISSFSQNYEVKELKVSEELIGDLYETPNKKTVILLIAGSGPTDRNGNTIGVAVNNSLKYLAEDLAENNYDVFTYDKRVVYLLKNNKEIPTMDFQHGINDAETVISYLKNTLGYKNIVVAGHSEGSLVGMTASQKNVSAFISLAGTGNTIDVILKEQINKQAPMLNDANAKILEQLKEGKIVKDVNPMLQSLYDEESQPFLIDWIKRNPQTEIAKLNIPILIINGTKDIQVETKEAELLHRANPKSTMVIIDNMNHIFKKIEKDEENMASYNNPDLPTQKDLTKVIVHFLNENKL
- a CDS encoding DUF2089 family protein, giving the protein MKTKLPTKCPSCETLLSVSQLTCESCQTTVQGNYPLPVFLKLSPKEQEFILQFFLTSGSLKEMASQLGISYPTVRNQLDDMIQHIKDLNI
- a CDS encoding EamA family transporter codes for the protein MLASFVKMAYKQGFTTAEVTISQYVFAIICLLVINFFIKNTQTATKKNIFKLILSGTSMGFTSVLYYLCVKYINASIAVVLLMQSVWIGVLTEAFISKKIPSFAKIIAVVFVLFGTALATSIFGSEIKFDFKGFLFGFLAAISFSMTLYSTNSVAKHLNPFKRSLFMLFGGGIIVLIFSLLTQLLPTYLNLHLIGEEFISVKIFDTSILYTWGILLSVFGTVLPPILLNKGFPLTGVGLGSIVSAVELPVSVTFAFIFLQEQVLFSQWIGILIILGAVLLINWNLIRRK
- a CDS encoding TonB-dependent receptor domain-containing protein produces the protein MKVINYVYYTVFALAGSMVYSQEQNQVFVTGTVVEKTTNTPLEYASITIEDLTNPDNITGDMSDGSGKFEIPVIPGTYQIRVEYLGYKTFIIDSKDVTTSINLGTILIEGDAEILEGVVIETQRAAVELKLDKRIYNVGDNAIVKGGNASDVLDNIPSVEVDSEGNVSLRGNESVKVLIDGKPSGMAANIGDALKMIPSESLDRVEVITNPSARYEAEGGAGIINIILKKGSNKGINGSVTANVGNPTSYGANATVNYREDKFNLYSSLGYSKNKTFGNSLNESQYFDENGNTSSFVDEYSKSTRERERINGSIGLDYNLTDKLTWTNNLTYRKSTGDNPRTLNYNNYDAGRNLLYRNVRQTEEDDFKESVEYSTDFTYKFNESGHQLFVSGSINKNRDIEDSAITTTNEANAVLAQDITKATENELRHIARVDYVLPFNENSQFEAGYLGNFNDLNTKFNINTLNSNGDLEPNDLFRNDLQYKEQVHALYAQFGDKINKFSYMLGLRWEATEIDINQMTTMDFNKKKYNNFFPSAFVNYEFADGENVTASYSRRVRRPRGRMLNPVSNYSSSINFFMGNPDLNPSFTNALDFGYMKRMGRLTLNTSLYFNHTIDATQFVRRVDGVNEEGIPISISSPINLATEYRYGLELNANYSPLRWWRINANANLFQVSTRGDYSYVDFEGTTQTQNFDNDAFTWTARLNSNITLPAKVNWQTNFMYRGAQKTAQGKNIGIASVNMALSKDVLKDKGTIALNVQDLFNSRKMIRETDLAQAFTYSEMQWRERTINLSFTYRFNQTKTDRQKDQKRESSSEDMEEMM
- the arsC gene encoding arsenate reductase (glutaredoxin) (This arsenate reductase requires both glutathione and glutaredoxin to convert arsenate to arsenite, after which the efflux transporter formed by ArsA and ArsB can extrude the arsenite from the cell, providing resistance.), with protein sequence MIKIYHNPRCSKSREGLCSLQDLNQEVEIVNYIENPLTFNELKNIIALLKIKPIELVRTKETIWKEQFKGKDLTDEEIIEAMVANPKLIERPIVVNGNKAVIARPIEKIDEIL